The Antarcticibacterium flavum genome contains the following window.
AGCTGCGAAATCAGTTAAAAAGCTTTGGAATTTATCCTCATCCTCAATGAGCTTCCCTCCTATTTTTACAATTTTCAACATGGTGTTATTCTTTAGTCGTTTAGTGGGTTAAGCGTTTGCTGTTTACCGTTTGTCGTTAATTGTTTGGTAGTTGGCAAGATTGATCTTAATTTCTTCGAGGCTAATATTCTGCTTAAACACAGAGTTTAAAGGGAGTTTTAAAAAAGAGTTTCACGGAATTTAATCATTTTTATGTTGTCTAGTTTCCAGACTAGATTCCGGATTCTTTTTTATTTTGTCTTGTTTCTTGTCTCTTGGCTCTTGATTCTTTTCAACCCTCTACTTCTCAAGCAACTTCTTCAAAACCACCTGTGCCGCAAAGGTCCTGTTGCCTGCCTGTTGGATCACGATAGAATTTGGGCCGTCGAGAACCTCATCTGCTATGACCACATTCCTTCTTACCGGGAGGCAATGCATCACCTTCGCATTATTAGTCCTTTCCAGTTTTTCGTTATTAAAGGTCCAGGAGTTGTCCTTACTAAGTATCTGCCCGTATTTCTCATAGCTGCTCCAGTTCTTCACATAAACGAAATCGGCATTTTTGAGGGCTTCCTCCTGTTTATGGATTACAGGAGTTTTGCCGGTAATCTCAGGAGCAAGGTCATAACCTTCGGGATTTGTGATCACAAGATCAACTTCCATTTTTTGCATTACCTCCACAAAAGAATTGGGAACAGATTGCGGGAGTGCTCTTGGATGTGGAGCCCAGGTTAAAACCACCTTTGGTCTTTTTATCTTCTTTAATTCGGTTACGGTTATAGCATCTGTAAGGGCCTGCAGGGGATGCCCTGTAGCGCTTTCCAGGTTTATTACCGGTACTTCAGCATATTTTAAGAAGCTATTGATCACCACATCCTGCTCATCCTTTTCCCTGTCCTGCAGACCGGGAAAAGCCCGCACACCAATAATATCACAATATTGGGAAAGAACCGCAGCAGCCTCTTTTATGTGTTCAGCTTTATTGGAATCCATCACAGCCCCGTCCTCAAATTCCAGGGCCCAGCCGTCTTTATCGGCATTCATTATCATCACCTCCATTCCAAGTAATTTCGCAGCCTTCTCTGTACTAAGCCGGGTTCGTAAACTGGGATTAAAGAAAAGTAACCCCAAAGTTTTACCTTTCCCGGTTCCGGCTGCAGAATTTTCTTTTTTTAGCTGAAGGGCCTCGGTTATTATTTCCTGAAGGTCTTCAATATCTGATATATTTATGTAATTCTTCATTTTTCCTTTTTTAGTGATTCCTTAATTTGAACAGTTCATCCTCTTTCTGAATGAACCAATTTTTCCAGTTCAACCTCCAATGCCTCAAAAAAGTTGTCAAAATGTTCTTTTTTAATATTCAGCGGTGGCAGGATCCGGAGTAATTTTTTGTTGGAGGCAGCACCGGTGAAGATGTGATGTTTAAATAACAAATCCTTTCGAAGACCTGCTACTTCAAAGTCAAATTCCAGTCCCAACATCAATCCGCGTCCTTTCAGATTTTTTATTTCTTTGATCCTGGAAACTTTATCCTGCACATAATTAAAAATGGAACCGGCATTGCCCATTAATTGCTCCTTTTCCATTACCTCCAGCACGGCAAGTCCTGCAGCACAGGAAAGGTGATTCCCGCCAAAGGTGGTACCCAACAGTCCGTGTTTCGCCTCAATATTTTTATCAATGAGGATCCCACCTACTGGGAAGCCATTCCCCATTCCTTTCGCTATGGAAATTATATCGGGTCTTATTCCGTGCTTCTGAAAGGCAAAGAAATTCCCGGTCCTTCCATAGCCCGATTGTACCTCATCTGCTATAAAAACCGCAGCGTATTTCTTACATAATTTTGAAGCCGACTTATAAAACTGGCTAGAAGCTTCATCAAGGCCTCCCACGCCCTGTATCACTTCCAGGATCACTGCTGCGACATCTTCTTTTTTCAGTTCTTCTTCCAACCCTGCAAGATCATCAAAAGCAAGTTTGGTAACCTGGTGCCCTTTATTAAACGGGGCTTTTATTGATTCATTATCTGTCACCGCCACCACCCCGGATGTTCTTCCATGAAATGCTTTTTCAAAATAAAGCACCCTGCTTTTACCGGTATGAAAGGAAGCAAGTTTCAGGGCATTTTCATTGGCCTCTGCGCCACTGTTACACAGGAATAATTGATAATCCAGGCACCCGGAAACTTCTTCCAGCTTTTGAGCCAGCTCTTCCTGCAGCGGATTTTTAACTGAATTGGAGTAAAATCCAAGTTTTCCAGCCTGATTGCGGAGGCCATCTATATAAAGAGGATGGGAATGCCCAATAGATATTACTGCATGACCTCCATAGAGATCCAGGTATTTCTTTCCTTCTGCATCGTAAACATACGGCCCCTCTCCTTTTACGGGGGTGATATCATACAATGGATATACGTCAAATAGCTCCATAATTAGGTATTGGTGATTGTATTAATTTTGTTAAAAGATGCCTTGATTCCCTTGATAAGGGAAGAGCTTAGGCCATTGTGCTCCATTTCATTAAGTCCTTCTATGGTGCACCCCATAGGCGTGGTAACCTTATCTATTTCCTCCTCGGGATGTTTTCCTGAATCTAAAAGCAAACTTGCCGCTCCCAGGCAGGTTTGCATAGAAAGCTCGTGTGCATCCTTTGCATCGAACCCGAGTTGTATGGCCCCCTGGGTGGTGGCGCGTATAAGACGCATCCAAAAGGCGATCCCACTGGCGCATATCACTGTGGCTGCCTGCATTTTGTTTTCAGGGATTATGATCGTGCTGCCCAGCTTTTTAAAAATAGCTTCAGCAACTGGAATTTGGTTCTGCCCATTTGTATTGCTGCACAGGCAGGTCATTGATTTCCCTACAGCTATTGCGGTATTGGGCATCGCCCTTAGGATATATTTATCCTCTCCCACAATAGCCTGTATCCTGTCAATGGAAAATCCGGTTACCGTAGAGATTATCACGTGTTTTGCTGTGAGGTGAGGTTTTATTTCCTCCAGGATATTCTCCAGTTGGGTAGGCTGCACCGCCAGTATCAGGATCTCAGATCCATTAACTGCTGCAATGTTGTTAGCGGTTACTCTTATATTAGGATTATCTTTAAAAGATTCAATTTCTGCTGTTTTACGCCTGGTGAGATACAGGGAAGTAAAGGAGTTGCTTGTTACCAGGCCTTTTGCTATGGATTGTCCCAAATTTCCGGTTCCTATTATTGCTATTTTCATCTTTGGTTTTTTAGCTTGTTCCTTTAAATATAGTTTGCAATCAAAACTCCGAACTTGTCTATTGTTAAAAATAACTGGCCTTAAGTTTTAAGCCCATATCCTCCTCCAGCCCAAACATAAGATTCATATTTTGCACTGCCTGTCCCGAAGCACCTTTCAGGAGGTTATCGAGGGTACTGGTGATCAATAATTTATTATTGAACTTCTGCAATCTTAACAAACACTTGTTGGTGTTTACCACCTGTTTTAAATGCAGTTCCTCCTCCACCACAAAGGTGAAAGCCGCATCCTTATAAAAATCTTTATAAAGTTTTGTTGCTTCTTTAATACTGGCGCCATAACCAGTGTAAGAAGTAGCATGGATTCCCCTGGAAAAATTACCTCTGTTAGGGATAAAATTAAGTTCAGCTGAAAAATCTGGTTGCAGCTGATTGAAACTCTGTTTTATCTCTGCCAGGTGTTGATGTTCAAAAGCCTTGTATGCAGAGAAGTTATTATCTCTCCAGGTAAAATGTGTGGTATCAGAAAGCGAAGTACCTGCTCCTGTTGCCCCGGTAACTGCATTAACGTGCAGCTCATCCTTTATAAGCCCATTAGCAGCCAAGGGAAGCAGGGCCAGACTAATCGCAGTGGCAAAACAACCGGGATTGGCAATATGCGAGGCCTCCTGGATCTTTTTCCTGTTTACTTCCGGCAGACCGTATACAAAGGAATGGGAACCTGAAATTCTATAATCAGTACTTAGATCAATGATCCTGGTTTTCTCTGAAAATTTATTTTCCTTTAAAAACTTAACCGAATTTCCATGGCCCAGGCAAAGAAAAACTACATCTGCATCAGGATTCACCTCGCTGTCAAAAACTAGCTCTGTTTCTCCCAGGAGGTCCTGGTGGATACCCGCTACCGGTTTTCCTGCCTGGGACGTGCTGTAGAGAAAATTCAGCTCTACCTCTGGATGTCTTAACAGAATCCTTATCAATTCTCCTGCAGTATAGCCTGCCCCGCCGATTATTCCTGCTTTTATCATTGGTTTTGTTTTACGTGTTGATAGATCTTCCCGGCATTGGAAAGGATCTTTATAAATCCTTTGGCATCACTGGCTGTCCAGGCATTATTCTCTTCCCCATATTTTCCAAATCCGGTATTCATAAGGTCATTGGGGGAAGAAATCCCGTCGAGTACAAATCTGAAAGGATGAAGACTTACATAAACAGTCCCGGTTACCTGCTCCTGGGAATTTTCCAGAAAGGCTTCCATATCCCTCATCACAGGGTCCAGGTATTGTCCCTCGTGAAGATGGGTGCCGTACCAGTTGGCCAGATAATCCTTATGCTGTAACTGCCACTTACTTAAGGTATGCTTTTCCAGCAAATGGTGAGCTTTAATAGTTATTAAAGCTGCAGCGGCCTCAAAACCTACCCTTCCCTTGATCCCAATAATAGTATCCCCCACGTGAATATCCCTTCCAATTGCATATTTGCAAGCTATTTCCTCCAGGATCTCAATATTATTTTCGGGTGAATGCTCTTCTCCATTCACAGCTGTCAATTCCCCTTTAGTGAATCCAAGGCTAATTTGCTTTGGTTCCTTTTCCTGAAGTTGGGAAGGGTAAGCTGCATCGGGTAATGGTTTTTCTGAAGTAAGCGTTTCTGCTCCTCCCACACTGGTACCCCAAAGCCCTTTATTGACAGAATATTTCGCCTTCTCCCAATTCATCTCCACTCCGTTTGCCTCCAAATATTCAATCTCCTCCTGCCTTATAAGCTTTTTGTCCCTGATGGGGGTTATTATCTCGATTTCTGGTGCCAGGGTCTGGAAGATCATATCAAATCGCACCTGGTCGTTCCCTGCTCCGGTACTGCCGTGGGCAATATAGCCCGCACCAATTTCTCTGGCATAATTCACGATCTCAATTGCCTGGATGATCCTTTCAGCACTTACAGAGAGGGGATAAGTGTTATTTTTGAGGACATTTCCAAAGATCAAATATTTGACAACTTTGTTATAAAATGATAAAACCGCATCGATATTCTTATAGGAAGTAGCCCCTATTTTTCTGGCGTTATCACCTATCTTTTGAATCTCTTCTTTTGTGAATCCGCCGGTGTTCACACTCACCGCGTGCACTTCAAAACCTTGTTCCTTAGATAAATATTTGGCGCAGTAGGAAGTATCCAGCCCACCACTGTATGCTATTACTAATTTTTCCATTTTAAATTTTTTTACTGTTTTATAAAAGGTTATTTCTCAGTAGCTGATTTTTCCTTTTTATAAAAAAGTGAATTTTTAATTCCTTTTAACCTGGTAAAAGCCTTTTCATTGAATTTTGGCTTTTGTTTTATTTCCTCCCTGGGTTTCTCCTTCTTCACAGGATCATATAACATT
Protein-coding sequences here:
- the proC gene encoding pyrroline-5-carboxylate reductase yields the protein MKIAIIGTGNLGQSIAKGLVTSNSFTSLYLTRRKTAEIESFKDNPNIRVTANNIAAVNGSEILILAVQPTQLENILEEIKPHLTAKHVIISTVTGFSIDRIQAIVGEDKYILRAMPNTAIAVGKSMTCLCSNTNGQNQIPVAEAIFKKLGSTIIIPENKMQAATVICASGIAFWMRLIRATTQGAIQLGFDAKDAHELSMQTCLGAASLLLDSGKHPEEEIDKVTTPMGCTIEGLNEMEHNGLSSSLIKGIKASFNKINTITNT
- a CDS encoding argininosuccinate synthase, which encodes MEKLVIAYSGGLDTSYCAKYLSKEQGFEVHAVSVNTGGFTKEEIQKIGDNARKIGATSYKNIDAVLSFYNKVVKYLIFGNVLKNNTYPLSVSAERIIQAIEIVNYAREIGAGYIAHGSTGAGNDQVRFDMIFQTLAPEIEIITPIRDKKLIRQEEIEYLEANGVEMNWEKAKYSVNKGLWGTSVGGAETLTSEKPLPDAAYPSQLQEKEPKQISLGFTKGELTAVNGEEHSPENNIEILEEIACKYAIGRDIHVGDTIIGIKGRVGFEAAAALITIKAHHLLEKHTLSKWQLQHKDYLANWYGTHLHEGQYLDPVMRDMEAFLENSQEQVTGTVYVSLHPFRFVLDGISSPNDLMNTGFGKYGEENNAWTASDAKGFIKILSNAGKIYQHVKQNQ
- a CDS encoding aspartate aminotransferase family protein, whose protein sequence is MELFDVYPLYDITPVKGEGPYVYDAEGKKYLDLYGGHAVISIGHSHPLYIDGLRNQAGKLGFYSNSVKNPLQEELAQKLEEVSGCLDYQLFLCNSGAEANENALKLASFHTGKSRVLYFEKAFHGRTSGVVAVTDNESIKAPFNKGHQVTKLAFDDLAGLEEELKKEDVAAVILEVIQGVGGLDEASSQFYKSASKLCKKYAAVFIADEVQSGYGRTGNFFAFQKHGIRPDIISIAKGMGNGFPVGGILIDKNIEAKHGLLGTTFGGNHLSCAAGLAVLEVMEKEQLMGNAGSIFNYVQDKVSRIKEIKNLKGRGLMLGLEFDFEVAGLRKDLLFKHHIFTGAASNKKLLRILPPLNIKKEHFDNFFEALEVELEKLVHSERG
- a CDS encoding N-acetylornithine carbamoyltransferase gives rise to the protein MKNYINISDIEDLQEIITEALQLKKENSAAGTGKGKTLGLLFFNPSLRTRLSTEKAAKLLGMEVMIMNADKDGWALEFEDGAVMDSNKAEHIKEAAAVLSQYCDIIGVRAFPGLQDREKDEQDVVINSFLKYAEVPVINLESATGHPLQALTDAITVTELKKIKRPKVVLTWAPHPRALPQSVPNSFVEVMQKMEVDLVITNPEGYDLAPEITGKTPVIHKQEEALKNADFVYVKNWSSYEKYGQILSKDNSWTFNNEKLERTNNAKVMHCLPVRRNVVIADEVLDGPNSIVIQQAGNRTFAAQVVLKKLLEK
- the argC gene encoding N-acetyl-gamma-glutamyl-phosphate reductase — protein: MIKAGIIGGAGYTAGELIRILLRHPEVELNFLYSTSQAGKPVAGIHQDLLGETELVFDSEVNPDADVVFLCLGHGNSVKFLKENKFSEKTRIIDLSTDYRISGSHSFVYGLPEVNRKKIQEASHIANPGCFATAISLALLPLAANGLIKDELHVNAVTGATGAGTSLSDTTHFTWRDNNFSAYKAFEHQHLAEIKQSFNQLQPDFSAELNFIPNRGNFSRGIHATSYTGYGASIKEATKLYKDFYKDAAFTFVVEEELHLKQVVNTNKCLLRLQKFNNKLLITSTLDNLLKGASGQAVQNMNLMFGLEEDMGLKLKASYF